The window ACCAGCCCTCGAAAGCCAAAGGAGAACCTTTCTCGGTGCAGGTGAGATCCAAGGAGGAAGACAGGAAagtgcggggggggggggggggggccgtgtCCCAGCTCGCCTTCCCCGGGCAGAGGGCCACAGccggcagcagctcctggtgcagcaTCCGCCTGTCCTGCGCTCCTGCACATATTTTCCTGGTGAGGCATCAGGCATGAACCTAACGGGTCCATGCTGGTAAAAACAGCGGGCAGTGGTTGAAGGGAAGTGGCTCCTTCCCACCCGGGGAAGCtcagggtgctgctggcagctcgCCGGATGCTGGTGGTGAAAGGAGAGCAGGGGCCCTGCCCTTCCTAGCGAGCGTCTGCCTGCAGTGTGGCCACATCTTCACaggcagctgaggcagcagtgacactgCTTCGGGGGTGTCTGTGGGGTGCAGTCGTGCTGTAGCAGGCAGGAAAGGGGGACGGGGACCAGACAGCCCCTGCTGACAccagcctgcagctgtgggAGGATGAGTCAGAAATGTGGCCAGCAGTGGGGAGCTGGCTCCCCATGGGACCAGATAGCTTTGCAGAGTGAAATGGGGCAATGATGGGAGAGAGGAGTAGGCAGTGGTAGGTGGCAAGTCCCAGACTCTGCCTCCTCTGTTCTGCGGAGTTGATTGGCTAATCCTGGCTGCTCGATGGGACTCAGCTTGGTGGCAGCTGGTGTGGTGGTGCGTGTCCTGGGGTTCAGTGGTACCCAGCTGAGTGGTACCTGAGCTGTTGATACTTGAGTTGGTGCAAACTGAGGCAGCTGGTGTAAGCTGTGGCTTCTGGGGTGGGTGCTTGgggtgcagagcagctgggctggctctgtCCCTCAGTTCCACAGGCGTTCAGGATCAGGGAGGAGAATCCCACTGCCCTCCTCCCTGTCTCTCCTGCCTGAAGGAGGGAGCTgttgctcctggcacagggagctgagTGTGACAAGGCCATGCTGTGAACATGGCCTTGGGCTTACCAACACCCCTGGAGTGCAGGGTCTGTTGTTCCCCATGGCAGCCTGGGGAGACCCAGAATGGCTGGCAGAGGGTGGAGGAAATGGCACTGGAGAATGCTCAGAGACACTCAGCCTCACAGGCTGGTACATGTGGCTGGGTGATCCCAATGGAAGTgtgagctgcagggacagccaaCTGTCTTGGCTGCTTCTGCCAGTGTGAGTTTTGGGGAGTAGAGTGCCCATCCAGCATTGCCCCATCAAACAGCAAACAGCACAGGGTGTTCAGGCTGGTGGAGTTCCCTGAGGGTCCCACTGTGTTTGAGCCAAGGGGCTTGGGATACTGCTAGACCAGTCCCTGCAAGTCTATCCCACCACCAGCAACAGTGGGAGCATTCCATTCTGTTTTCCCCTGTGCCCCTAAATCCCATAGGAAATTGCCTCACCGTGGctggctccatcccagctctgtgctggggatTTGGCCTCCACACTCTTTCCTGGCCCTATCCCAGTGCTGAGGGATGAACCTGAAATAACCCCTCTGGAGGCCAGACATGAGGAAAGGATGGAATAGCTGCCATTGGCAGCCAGGGGTGCAAGTAGGGTTTAAAACATGGGAAACCCAATTAACTTGGCTCCATTAGCTGATTGAATTGGCTGATAAGAGTATGATTAATTAAAAGGATTAAGAATAAGTTACCTGCTGATGGGATGTGGTGATGGCTTAACGCATGAAATTGGTTTCTTCTCTTAATACCTGGTTCTTGTCTACTGCCAGCCATCAGCTCTTCATGGCATCACCCCATGGCATGGAGAAACATCTTTGTGCCAACACCAGGtctgctccctctcccatccagcttccaggggggaaaaaaattcaaggcGGAAATATAATCCCTCTAGATGGGTGAAGCAGGAAAGGACCTTCTTAATTAACTGCACTTTTCTCGCCAAGTCTTGCTCTGGCTTTGGAAGCCCAGTGATGCAGAGGGACAGGCTATCATCCCCTCCTGCACTGCTCCCGGCAGATTCCCGCTCGCCGTTCCAAGCTAACGCGAGCTGACGGTCCCATGTCAAGCTCCTCAGCACCTTGCCCAGGGGCTGCAACCTCTGGCAGTGCATGGGCCATAggcaaaaagaaattagaatggttttatgattttttataGTAATCCTGCTCACTGAAGTTGTGCCTGAAACAAGGGCAGGTCACCACTCATTGTTTCTATCTGGCATTGAAGGAGGTGGGAGAAGACTCAACTCAGATCTGCTCCCTCCCggtcaaaaaaaaaacaaccttaatACTCAGGTTTTCCAGCCATGACAGATGACAGTTGAGTCCAAGGGGGTCCTGTatgcttccccctcctccaccATGGCAAGAGCCATGCACCACTCTGGCACGCAGTCAATGGTTTGGTGGTGGCAGAAGTGATGTCTGCACAGGGATCATGGGATGATTAGCACCTGGTCACCCAGGGTGGCATTTCCCAGAGACTCCTGGGGAAATTTTCAGACCATTCATACCTGAGAAGAGCAGCAGTCAGTGCAACAGTGCTGCCACTGCTCCTCCACTCCCGTTCTCTCTGCCCCAAACATCATGACATCCTATCTCCCAGTGAAGGATCCTTCCTTTGCCCACCCTGCCATTTACTGGCATGGAAATTTGTGCTAACAACCCCAGGATATCTTAGAAATGAGCAAAGCCAACGAGACCTAAAGATGCCGAGTGGGGATGTATTGATGGTGTTTTGTCTGACAGGGAAGGGCAGGCATCCTACAGGCCCTGGGGCTGTCGATCACATCACTGCAGCATTCATCCTGAAATGAAAGATTATatggttggaaaaaaaacatccaCCTGTAAAAGCAGCAGAGCAATTTGCCAGGACCTTTTAATAGCCTCGCTTCATTATCTCCTGCAATCAAAGAGAAACTTGTGTTTGATGAGTACATGGTCCTCAGGAGGCAATTTAGGATCCTGGGGATGAATTTGGGAATGGAAGGGCATTTAGTGGCATTGCTGAGTTGTCAAGCTTGCTCACCACAGAAGAAATCCTGAAATCCCTTATTATTTTAAGAAGGAAATATCCAAATCTTGTGCAAAAAGCTCCTTCAAGTGGGGTTTTATATGTGGAAGCGAGTTGGATTAGGATTGGGCAGGGAGGGCATGGATACTGCTGGGGTATGTTTGTATGTGTGGGTGCCCTGACCCTGCTGGGGGCTGTAAGAACCAGTGCAGATGGAAAtagctgccagctcctgctaGGAAAATGATGACTCAAACCAGCCGCTGGGATTTAAGGCTTCTTTTATCGCGCAtgagctgggctggaggggGGTTGTCCCCCCGCTGTGGTCgggggcagctccaggaggcCCCAGGAAGGGGGCTGTACAAAATGTGCTCCAGATGGTGTCGGGGCTGGGATGCATCAGGCAGgaccaggctgggctggggagccGGAAAGGGATTTTCCCCCTTTCACCAGGAACAAAAATAACACAAGCACGTGATAGCTCATTTCCTTTAGCCTTTAAAAAGCCCCGTGGGATGGTAAGCCAcgggagcaggggagggggatcAGCCCATCCTTCTTGGTGGCCCTCCCATGTCATAGCTTAAAAAAGCCCTACAATTGCCTTTTACCTACAAATCTTTCCAGCGTTTTGCATCtggggagtgtgtgtgtgtggggggtgtTACAGCTTTTTACTGGGTTTATCCCAAACTCCCTAAATGCAAACCCTCTGTTTAACAACCACCCTGCTTTTTCCATTGGCAGCAGCCCAAGGAACTGGTTGCAGTCACTGCTGGCCATGCGTGTGCCATGTGGGCGTGTTAAAATTCCCTGCCAGAGCCCAGGGTAACACTTGAACTGGGATGTGCCTTTGGTTTTTGgctctttcctttaaaaactgTCCCCACTTGAACAAATATTTGACAGGGGGTTAATGGTTTGGGCAGGAGGTGTCCATGCCTGGCAGTGCAATGGGCCGGGGGAGCCTTTGGGGTCCATGTTCTCCTCCTATCCCAACAAGGAAGTTTTTGGGGGCTTAACAGTCTGTTCCTGGAAAACAAGCCAGCATCTTTCAGAAGATGCTTTTTCCTTGGGAAGAAAGATCCTGGTGCCTTCCAGCTCCTAATTACTGCTGCTGGTCTCGGCAATGGCTTAATTTGGGCCAAGGCTGAGCCGTGGAGGTGATGCCTTTGCAGGGTTTTGCTTTGGGGCGGGGTCACCCCCCTCTCAGAAAAGGCCTGGAGGGGAAGTCATGTCTCCAAACCCCTGGGATTCTGGATCCTGCCCCTAAGTGACTTAGTGACCCTTAGCTTAGTGACTGCGTTAAGAGGGGAttttcaacctttttttttcttttttaatttggcCAAGGAGCGCTGTCTGGCTTTGCCCGGCCCCCTTCTCGAGGGGCTTGCCCGCTCCTCCCGCCCCTCCCCGGGCGCAGGCgccagcccctctgccctggcTATTTTTACCCTCCAGGATCACGAGCGAGTGAGTGACCTTCCCCAAGGGACGCTGCCACTCTGGGGGGGGGACGGACAGTTGCCAGCGTCCGTCCCCGGGGTGCCCGTCAGGCTGCGGAGCGGCTGTTTCCCGGCTGTTTCCCGGCTGTTTCCCGGCTGTTTCCCGGCTGTTTCCCGGCTGTCTCCCGGCTGTCTTGGCGGCAGCCGGCGAAGAGGGTTTTGGAGGGGCTGCTTATGGCGAGATAGAGGAGGAGAATTGAGCCTACAGAAAGGAGCCGCTTGTTTGGTTCCGGAGGCGAGTTCATGGCTGAGCCTTTGTCTGGCAGAGACTGGGAGGGCACACTCCGGGAGCTGCTGCGAGTTGCCTGGGCACTGACAGCGATGCCGGCATCTCAGCTCCCTGCGCACCCTGCTTGTCCCCTTCGGGGATGGTTCGTATCCTGCAGCCCCGTGCCTGGGACGGGCTGGGAGGCATTCTGGGGCTTTCAGTGGGGAATAAAGTcctcagcccccagcaccctccTCCTGCTCGGCGCAGCCCCCCGGCTCCGCTGTCTGTATCTCCACCCTTTGACCCGCCGTCCCCTCCCTCCCGCTCCAGGCCGGTGTCGTGGTGGCCGCGTTCCCGAGCCAGCGGCTGAGGGCAGCGTGCCAGCGGATCAGCTAAACCCCGGGGATGATGAGCACCGTCGCAGCTGAGCGCCAGCCAGGGCCGGGACCTGGAGGAGCCGCCGGGGCGCGGTGCCGCGGCTGAAGCCGGCGCGCCGAGCTGTGCCGGACCCCTCAGCAGATGGTCCCTGCCTGGCACGTGGAGCCACCGGGGGCCCTCGCCGCGGCTGGACAACGCGGATGgaaagctgcagcccagcaggtaGGAGCCCGGTGCGGTGGGTCCTGGGAGGCTCTACATCCCCCTCCCCACACCGCCACCGCAGGGAGTTACAGCTCTCGTTCCTGCAGGGAGCCTCGCTGGCCGGCTGACGCCCTCCCGCGCCCTATGCCCGCGCCCTATGCCGGAGCGGGCGCCGTCCCCGGCTCAGCCACCCGACGACCATGAAGTGCTCGTTGCGCTTCTGCTTCCTCTCGACCGCCTTCCTGCTCGTCTTCGTCATGTCCCTCCTCTTCACCTACTCCCACCACAGCATCGCCTACCTGGACCCCGGCGGGCTGGGCGGCATCCACCGGGTGAAGCTGGTGCCCGGCTACGCCGGGATGCAGCGGCTCAGCAAAGGGGGGCCGTACccccggggctgctcctgccgcCGCTGCCCGGCCGAGGAGCCCGGAGCTGCCGACTGGTTTGATGGGCGCTATGACGGCACCGTGTCCCCAGTGTGGACCAAGGAGAACATGGATCTACCGCCAGACGTCCAGAGGTGGTGGATGGTGAGCGCAGGAACGGGAGTACCAAGATGTGCTCTCGCACGGGGGTCACAGATTTCTCCAAGGAGTAGGCGCTGGCTgatccccccccaccccttccctCCTTGCAGATGCTGCAGCCCCAGTTCAAGTCCCACAACACCCACGAGGTCCTGAGCAAGCTCTTCCAGATCGTGCCGGGCGAGGATCCCTACCGCTCCCGTGACCcgcgccgctgccgccgctgcgCCGTGGTTGGCAACTCAGGCAACCTACGAGGCTCTGGTTATGGACCGGAAATCGATGGGCACGACTTCGTGATGCGGTGAGCGCCAGAGAGCACTGACAGTGACCTGCCCACCCTGGCAGCACAGACATGGGGTGATGGTACTGGGATGAGTGGGAGTGAGTCCAGCTTTGCTACCTCCCCTGGGTGGGAAACTGCTGCTTAGCAGCATTCAACAGCTCATGGGGATCACCCGTGTCATCTGCAAGGCATACGGCATTGGGAGGGTGGTGTCATcccccctcctctctccccaggATGAACCAGGCCCCCACAGTGGGCTTTGAGGGAGATGTGGGTGGTCGGACCACACATCACTTCATGTATCCCGAGAGTGCCAAGAACCTTCCCGCCAACGTCAGCTTTGTGCTTGTGCCCTTCAAAACCCTGGACCTGCTCTGGATTGCCAGTGCCCTCTCCACCGGCCAGATCAGGTTGTAAGTACCCAGTGGGCACTGGCAGCTACAGGCTAGTGGCTCACCTAGCTCAAGGACAGCACCCCTGGGAGCAGTGGTGAGTCTTGGCAActcaggctggagctgggggcatGGGACCCCCAAGAATTCACCTGCATCTCTGCTCTTTTCCCAGCACATACGCACCTGTGAAGCCTTTTCTGCGTGTGGACAAAGAAAAGGTACATGGGATTCATCCCTATCACTACCACGAGCACCTGTATGGCCGTGGCCCCTGTCACCTCATCATTCCCCAGGATTCCCAGTGCACCTTCATGGGGTGCTGATGCCAAAGGGAGCATGGCTGGGTGTTCTGTGCTAACTCTGGTCTGTCCTCCCAGGTGCAGATCTACAATCCTGCCTTCTTCAAGTACATCCACGATCGCTGGACAGAACACCACGGGCGTTACCCCTCCACTGGCATGCTGGTGCTCTTCTTTGCCCTCCATGTCTGCGATGAGGTGAGTGATGTCTCTTTCAACTCCTGGCTGGTATGGAGTGGGTTTGCTGAGGTCCTGAGCCTTGCAAGGTTAAAGAAGGAGGGGGATTCTTTGGGTCAAACTGCAGCACTCTGGTTGCCTGACACCGCAGTGATGGGCACCCTCAGGGGGTGGGAAGGCTgtgcacagggatgggcacctTTGAAAAtcacccccagcactgcaggggttgctGAGACAAGGGTCCCAGCCTGGTGGGGTGTTCTGGCTCACTCCCTCCCTTGCTACTGCAGGTGAACGTCTTTGGGTTTGGTGCTGACAGCCGAGGGAACTGGCACCACTACTGGGAGAACAACCGCTACGCCGGGGAGTTCAGGAAGACAGGGGTGCATGATGCTGACTTCGAGGCACACATCATTGACATGCTAGCCAAAAGCAGCAG of the Cinclus cinclus chromosome 11, bCinCin1.1, whole genome shotgun sequence genome contains:
- the ST3GAL2 gene encoding CMP-N-acetylneuraminate-beta-galactosamide-alpha-2,3-sialyltransferase 2 encodes the protein MKCSLRFCFLSTAFLLVFVMSLLFTYSHHSIAYLDPGGLGGIHRVKLVPGYAGMQRLSKGGPYPRGCSCRRCPAEEPGAADWFDGRYDGTVSPVWTKENMDLPPDVQRWWMMLQPQFKSHNTHEVLSKLFQIVPGEDPYRSRDPRRCRRCAVVGNSGNLRGSGYGPEIDGHDFVMRMNQAPTVGFEGDVGGRTTHHFMYPESAKNLPANVSFVLVPFKTLDLLWIASALSTGQIRFTYAPVKPFLRVDKEKVQIYNPAFFKYIHDRWTEHHGRYPSTGMLVLFFALHVCDEVNVFGFGADSRGNWHHYWENNRYAGEFRKTGVHDADFEAHIIDMLAKSSRIEVYRGN